CGACGCCGGCGCGGAGCGCTTCGGAAAAGTGCCCAAAGCCGATGGGCGCCAGCATGAACTCCTGAGCGTCGACCTTGTTGTCGGCGTGCCTGCCGCCGTTGATGACGTTCATCAACGGCACCGGCAGGGTGCGCGCGCCGACGCCGCCCAAGTAGCGGTAGAGCGGCTGATCGTAAGCGGTGGCGACGGCACGCGCGGCGGCCAAGGATACCGCCAAGATGGCGTTGGCGCCCAGCTTGCCCTTGTTCTTGGTGCCGTCCAAGGCGACCAGCGTCGCGTCTAGACCGACCTGGTCGGCGGCGTCGAAGCCCTCGATGACCGGTGCGATGGACAAGTTGACGTTGTCCACGGCCGTCCGGACGCCCTTGCCGAGGTAGCGGTCGCCGCCGTCACGCAGTTCGGCCGCCTCGTGGCTGCCCGTCGAGGCGCCCGAGGGCACCACCGCGTAACCTTCGAAGCCGCTGCTCAGGATCACCCTGGCGCCGACCGTCGGATTGCCCCTCGAGTCCAAGACCTCGAGGCCGTGTACCACTTCTATGTCCGTCATCTGTGTCCTCCCACTGCGTTCTCCACCGCGTTCTGCTACGCTCGTTTCGGTGTCCTCTGCCGGTACGGGGCTTATCCGTCGCACAACAGCACACGACAGCCTTTAGTCTACTACCCCGCCCCCTTCACAGCGTCAGCCCGTCTGAAGAGTCGGCACGCTAGCCCGTGCGCAGCGGCACCACCATGGCGAAGTAGCTGGGCTCGGCGAGGCTGGCCAGCACGCTCGGGCTGGTCGTTCCCGAGAGCGAGAGGCGCAAGTCGCCGTCCATCGGCGCGAGCGCGTCCACCAGATACTTGGCGTTGTAGGCCACGGCGATCTGCGACTCGTCGCCCTCTTGTACGACCTCCAGCGACTCCTGTGAGCGCCCGTAAGCCCCCTCGGCGGTGATCTGCAGGCGGCCATCCTTCAAAAAGAGGTCCACGCGGTTATTCGACGTTTTATCGGCCATCACCGCGACCCGCGCGACGGCTTCCGCCAGCGCCCCGGCCGCCATGACCAGCGAGAGCGCGAACTGCTTGGGAATCACCCGGCTGTAGTCGGGAAAGTCACCCTCCATCAGCTTGACGTTGAGCTTGACCTGGCCGCTCCTGAGCGAGAGCTGGCCGTCCATGAGCTCGAGTGCCACCTCTCCCCCGCTCAACACCTTGACGAGCTCGTCGACGCTGCGCGCCGGGATGACCAGATTGCCCGACAGCCCGCTCGAGTCCTCAAGGTGGTAATAGGCCAGGCGGAAGCCGTCGGTGGCGACCGCCCGCGTCCGGCCGTCGGCGAGCTCGAGCTTGACCCCGCGAAAGATGGCCTGGTACTCGGCCACGGCGGCGGCGTAGCGCACGTGGGCAAGGGCCCTACCCAAGGTCGCCCCGTCGAACCCTCCGCGGTAGCTCTCGGGAAAGCGCAGTTCCGGAATGCCGCCGGCGTCGGCGAGCTGCAAACTGGTGTCGTAGGAACCCGAGCGAATCTCCACCTCGCGCTCGGAAAAGTCGAGTTCGACGAGCTCGCCCGGTAGCGCCCGGACGACCTGGCTGAAGACCTGAGCGGGCACGGCCACCGTGCCCGTGCCCTTCACGTCGGCCGGCAGACGGCTCTCGATGTCGAGGTCCATGTTGCTGCCGGAAAAGGTGAGGCCACTGTCGGTAAGACTATCGGTGAGCTCGAGCTTGAGAAGGCTCAAGCTGGGGTTGCTGCTTCTGCTTGGAATGATGCGCTCGACATGGCCTAGGCTATCGAGCAACTGCCTCTTGGGAACCTGAACGTTCATGCTTTCTCCTCATAAAGAAGACCTGATCCAAGAAAAACACGGTGGGCGAATCTAACCACTCTTAAAAGGAACCCCTCTATATAGTAGGGCCTGTGGAAACTGTGGAAAAGTGGCGTTCGACCCGTCCTGAATAGAGAACAGCCTGTGGATAATTTTGTGGATAACTCGCCCTTTCCTGTGGATAAGTGCCCGACTTATCCACAGCTTTCCACAGGCCCCTCCAAGACCCCGGTTATCCACAGCTTCGTCCACAGCTTATCCACAGCTTATCCACAGACTTATCCACAGGAAAGGAGGCCATAAAATGAGAGAAAGATGTAAAAGATGATAAAAAAGAGAGCGGATTGAGCCAAGGATTCAAGAGCTTGCGGAGGTTCACAGCAAGCTGCCCTTGATCGTCCGGACGCTGCTGCTCAGCTCGTCGTCCGAGCCCAGATGCCGGCTGACCTTTTGAACGGCGTACATGACCGTCGAGTGGTCGCGGCCCGAAAAGTACTGGCCGATCTCCGGGTAGGAGTGCGGCGTCAGCTCGCGGATGAGGTACATCGCTACCTGGCGGGGGACGACCAGTTCATGTCGCCGCCCCTTCGAGCGCAGGTCGGTGGCTTCGACCTCGAAGTGCCGGGCGGTGGCTAGGAGAATGTCCGGCATGGAGAGGTTGAGCTCGCTGGGCATATAGACGTCAGCCAGGGCGCGAGCGGCGGTCTGTCTGCTAAGGTCGGTCTGGTTGAGGCTGGCGTAGACGATCACGCGCACCAGGGCGCCCTCGAGCTCGCGGATGTTCGAGGTCACCTGACGGGCGATGTAGTCGATCACCTCGCTGGGAATCTTGACGCCTCTATACTCCGCGTTCATCTTGAGGATGGCGATGCGGGTCTCCAACTCGGGCGCCTGGATGTCGGTGATGAGGCCCCACTCGAAGCGGCTGCGCAGGCGGTTTTCCAGGGTGGGGATGTCCTTGGGCGGCCGGTCGGAGGAGAGGATTATCTGCTTGCCCGACTCGTAGAGCGCGTTGAAGGTGTGGAAGAACTCCTCCTGGGTGCGCTCCTTGCCGGCGATAAACTGCACGTCGTCGACGAGCAAGAGGTCGATCGAGCGGTAGCGGTCGCGAAAGGCTACCATCTTGTCCTCGCGGATGGCGTTGATGAGGTCATTGGTGAAGGTTTCGGTGGTCACGTACTCGACCCGCAGCTTGGGAAAGCGCTCGGCGACGGCGTGGCCGACCGCGTGCATGAGATGCGTCTTGCCCAGGCCCGCCTCGCCGTAGATGAAAAAGGGGTTGTAGGCGCGCCCCGGCGCCTCGGCCGTGGCCAAGGCCGCCGCGTGGGCCAGGTTGTTGTTGGGCCCGACGACGAAGTTGGTGAAGACGTACTTTTCGTTGAGGCGGGGTTTGCTGACCGGCCCCGACTTCTCCTCGGCGCTGCTGAAGATGTCTTGCTGCTCCGAGGTCTTAAAGGGCACGACCTGAAAGCCCACCCGGGGCGAGGAGGCGCCCAGGTCGCGCAAGGCCCTTTCGATCACGACGGCGTAGTGGTTCTTGAGCCAGTCGCGAGCAAAGGAGTGAGGCACGCCGATCATGAAGGTGCCGTCCTCGATGCCGAGCGGCCGTACCTGCTTGAACCAGGTGCGAAACTCGACCTCGGGAATCTGCGTCTTGACGAAGTCGAGGATATCCTCCCAGATGGCGTTCTCTTGTCTCAGCATAGCGTGGTCAGCATAAGCACTCGGTCCTTCGCCGCGAGGTTCGCAGGGGTGTGTCCACGGGGGTTGGTCCAGCAAAGCAGTCTACCAAATTCTCCGCGCCACCCTTAATGTGACGCCTGATACTATACCAGGGCGGCGCCGGCCCTAGCGTAAAGGCTG
This region of Deinococcota bacterium genomic DNA includes:
- the dnaN gene encoding DNA polymerase III subunit beta; the protein is MNVQVPKRQLLDSLGHVERIIPSRSSNPSLSLLKLELTDSLTDSGLTFSGSNMDLDIESRLPADVKGTGTVAVPAQVFSQVVRALPGELVELDFSEREVEIRSGSYDTSLQLADAGGIPELRFPESYRGGFDGATLGRALAHVRYAAAVAEYQAIFRGVKLELADGRTRAVATDGFRLAYYHLEDSSGLSGNLVIPARSVDELVKVLSGGEVALELMDGQLSLRSGQVKLNVKLMEGDFPDYSRVIPKQFALSLVMAAGALAEAVARVAVMADKTSNNRVDLFLKDGRLQITAEGAYGRSQESLEVVQEGDESQIAVAYNAKYLVDALAPMDGDLRLSLSGTTSPSVLASLAEPSYFAMVVPLRTG
- the dnaA gene encoding chromosomal replication initiator protein DnaA, with amino-acid sequence MLRQENAIWEDILDFVKTQIPEVEFRTWFKQVRPLGIEDGTFMIGVPHSFARDWLKNHYAVVIERALRDLGASSPRVGFQVVPFKTSEQQDIFSSAEEKSGPVSKPRLNEKYVFTNFVVGPNNNLAHAAALATAEAPGRAYNPFFIYGEAGLGKTHLMHAVGHAVAERFPKLRVEYVTTETFTNDLINAIREDKMVAFRDRYRSIDLLLVDDVQFIAGKERTQEEFFHTFNALYESGKQIILSSDRPPKDIPTLENRLRSRFEWGLITDIQAPELETRIAILKMNAEYRGVKIPSEVIDYIARQVTSNIRELEGALVRVIVYASLNQTDLSRQTAARALADVYMPSELNLSMPDILLATARHFEVEATDLRSKGRRHELVVPRQVAMYLIRELTPHSYPEIGQYFSGRDHSTVMYAVQKVSRHLGSDDELSSSVRTIKGSLL